From a single Paenibacillus sp. FSL R5-0345 genomic region:
- a CDS encoding AraC family transcriptional regulator, with protein sequence MDIGKYENLVPNVFLFVDRRSFPDWEITRSKIDFHDLTFIVEGKSNYFINGEKFTVEAGDMLYAPSGSIREAQTFKEAPMRSFAFNFFWEGEDNHVRLPFETVTKNLRTKEILADIKDFSHVWMGKQPFYKMKARAIFQLIVYRLLSITHHQETPLIDLRIQKVMTYIMDHYSEEVTIKELADLVALNPVYLGKLFKQNTGSTYKEFINKVRVNNAEMILSAGGFNVSEVAEHCGYQDVAYFSNVFKNIKGYPPSSALK encoded by the coding sequence ATGGACATTGGCAAATATGAGAATCTAGTTCCAAATGTTTTTTTGTTCGTCGACCGCAGATCCTTCCCGGATTGGGAGATAACGAGGAGCAAAATTGATTTCCATGACCTTACCTTCATTGTGGAAGGGAAATCGAACTATTTTATTAATGGGGAGAAATTTACGGTTGAAGCTGGTGATATGCTCTATGCACCTTCCGGAAGTATTCGGGAAGCGCAGACCTTTAAGGAGGCACCCATGCGTTCTTTTGCGTTTAATTTCTTCTGGGAGGGGGAGGACAATCATGTGCGGCTCCCTTTTGAGACCGTAACCAAAAACTTGAGAACTAAAGAGATCCTAGCGGACATCAAAGATTTCTCGCATGTATGGATGGGCAAACAGCCTTTTTATAAAATGAAGGCCAGAGCCATTTTTCAACTGATCGTGTATCGTCTGTTAAGCATAACCCACCATCAAGAGACACCTCTGATCGATCTGAGAATCCAAAAAGTAATGACCTATATTATGGATCATTATTCGGAGGAAGTTACGATCAAGGAACTAGCTGATTTGGTTGCCTTAAACCCAGTATATCTTGGCAAGCTGTTCAAGCAAAACACCGGTTCCACCTATAAAGAATTCATAAATAAAGTACGGGTGAACAATGCCGAGATGATTCTGTCCGCAGGTGGCTTCAATGTGTCCGAAGTAGCAGAGCATTGTGGTTATCAAGATGTCGCCTACTTCAGTAATGTTTTCAAAAATATCAAGGGTTATCCTCCGTCATCTGCCTTGAAATAA
- a CDS encoding TetR/AcrR family transcriptional regulator: protein MNLREKQMQMTREIIKDAALSLFCAQGIERTDMAQIAEQAGVSRRTLYHHYKDKEELAAQIYVENLERMFGQLLFDFDFEQPVQSLENILDKYLALRDHQESLIYYDAIFGVYYSTLSKNPAELPDFKKAMEGWYSRLILLETTAVAPEEKNKWLGILQKSTHLYFMYLQKAVIITHQRGGVVTEEDRATDRQFKDFIMHGVRHSR, encoded by the coding sequence ATGAATTTGCGTGAAAAGCAGATGCAAATGACGAGGGAGATCATTAAGGATGCAGCGCTGAGCTTGTTCTGTGCTCAAGGTATTGAGCGCACAGATATGGCTCAGATTGCGGAACAAGCCGGTGTCTCCCGGCGTACTTTGTATCATCATTATAAGGACAAAGAAGAATTAGCTGCTCAAATTTATGTTGAGAACCTGGAGCGGATGTTTGGACAGCTGCTGTTTGATTTTGATTTTGAACAGCCGGTACAATCACTTGAGAACATTCTGGATAAATATTTGGCGCTGAGAGATCATCAGGAGTCACTGATTTACTATGATGCCATTTTTGGAGTTTACTACAGCACCCTTTCTAAGAATCCTGCGGAGCTGCCTGACTTTAAGAAGGCTATGGAAGGCTGGTATTCACGACTTATACTGCTTGAGACAACTGCAGTGGCTCCCGAGGAAAAAAATAAGTGGCTAGGTATTCTACAGAAATCCACCCACCTGTATTTCATGTATTTACAAAAAGCTGTTATTATTACGCATCAGCGAGGTGGTGTGGTTACGGAGGAAGACCGGGCAACGGACCGACAATTCAAGGATTTTATTATGCATGGCGTACGGCATTCCCGATGA
- a CDS encoding pectin acetylesterase-family hydrolase, translating to MRRMGKITIFTGIGLLSLALIAILAISAFVIKRPVTTTPVITEVKPYQWNKVKLDGNVISSDGSEYFIWNKKGETNNWIIFFSGGGASWDAQSAAHPIKLMNFIKGGDTGNYFPNIPFYMLTLLRGMMDTDNPDNPFHGWNVVYLPYSTGDFHIGNRTVEYKKEDGSTFTMRYNGSNNVRSSLDWIYTNVDKPDKLLIAGESAGGFGSAFWAPEIASHYKDSELFQYSDSSFLKSDKWPNVVNKEWQADFVKNFGYTPEADIIGAAFKANGHLLPENAVILQSYSVFDEILIHFQNNINDYTGPRDQRIINEWSQEMRQSVSSLAATLPNYYYYLTDFGLNAKTGTTPHTFATRETFFQAEQDGVKLLKWLGDAVKQQKPYSVGSKFLTTSKPAQK from the coding sequence ATGAGAAGAATGGGGAAAATTACGATATTCACAGGCATTGGATTATTGAGTCTTGCTTTGATTGCTATTCTTGCGATTAGCGCTTTTGTGATCAAGAGACCGGTGACCACCACCCCCGTAATCACGGAAGTGAAGCCTTATCAGTGGAATAAAGTCAAGCTGGACGGAAATGTCATTTCAAGTGATGGATCAGAGTATTTTATCTGGAATAAAAAGGGGGAGACTAATAACTGGATCATCTTCTTTTCCGGGGGAGGGGCCAGTTGGGATGCCCAAAGCGCCGCGCACCCCATCAAGCTAATGAACTTCATTAAAGGTGGAGATACGGGCAACTATTTCCCGAACATCCCCTTCTATATGCTGACATTGCTGAGAGGCATGATGGATACGGATAACCCTGACAATCCTTTTCATGGCTGGAATGTGGTCTACCTTCCCTATTCGACCGGTGATTTCCATATCGGCAACCGCACAGTTGAATATAAAAAAGAAGACGGCAGCACCTTTACTATGCGTTATAACGGCAGCAATAATGTGCGAAGCAGCCTTGATTGGATATATACCAACGTAGATAAACCCGACAAACTACTGATTGCCGGCGAAAGCGCTGGTGGATTCGGGTCCGCCTTCTGGGCTCCGGAGATTGCCTCTCATTACAAAGACTCCGAGCTCTTCCAATATTCAGACAGTTCCTTCCTGAAATCAGACAAGTGGCCAAATGTTGTGAATAAGGAATGGCAGGCAGACTTCGTTAAGAACTTTGGGTATACCCCCGAAGCGGATATCATCGGGGCAGCATTTAAAGCGAACGGTCATCTACTGCCTGAGAATGCGGTAATATTGCAATCCTACTCGGTATTTGACGAGATTCTGATCCACTTTCAGAACAACATCAACGATTACACGGGGCCTAGAGATCAACGCATTATTAATGAATGGTCACAGGAAATGCGCCAATCTGTATCTTCTTTGGCTGCCACTTTACCTAATTATTATTACTATCTGACCGACTTTGGGCTGAACGCTAAGACGGGTACAACTCCGCACACTTTTGCCACCAGAGAGACCTTCTTTCAGGCTGAGCAGGATGGCGTGAAGCTTCTAAAATGGCTCGGTGATGCGGTCAAACAGCAGAAACCCTATTCCGTGGGCAGCAAGTTCCTCACGACTTCGAAGCCAGCTCAGAAATAG
- a CDS encoding alpha-mannosidase — MFLTKRKLNSQLNEISEYRYRDRIHIPFFNSMIDEQGEIAAEPPVDGEWSKLQVGDTWKGRDLYLWLTTQIDVPASWAGRRVLGRFDFGETGAGNNSGFESLFFYNGKPYQGVDSNHTEVFLPDETVGTKLPLTFRLWSGLEGGGPKKDQTHGIRMAEICWLDEATDDFYFTALAVVETLNVLDSKTPEYTQLLSTVDRSFLLIDWSRPGSELFYASIEEARNYLRDEINKMEKSSPVTVTCIGHTHIDVAWLWQLKHTREKCARSFSTVLRLMEMFPDYTFLQTQPQLYEYIKNDYPEIYEKIRERVAEGRWEAGGGMWLEADCNLTSGESLVRQLLYGTRFLRNEFGVECDYLWLPDVFGYSWSLPQILKKSGINTFMTTKISWNQYNRMPHDTFQWRGIDGTEVLTHFITTPEPWSEEDSWFYTYNGRIIPKTVKGIWDTYRDKEVNRNLLLSYGYGDGGGGVNREMLEMRRRLNDLPGLPKIETGTAGDYFRNLQDTVANTDRYVHVWDGELYLEYHRGTYTSQAYNKRMNRKLELLYREAEWLNALQSVVSEDWSNYRQTDLDEGWRIILRNQFHDIIPGSSIREVYEDSTIEYAQAEAIGQSVWEQSTKALVNGSEAGKYTIWNNASWELTELVEITIEPGMETGHWINIEGKPLKAQREGDRWIIEVSDIPSLGYTTISFVEDVITEPSSSPFKLNESGISTPHLEIAWNEQGQLSSIYDKHEQRQVLANGSHGNVFQVFEDKPLAHEAWDIDIYYQQKMREVIDCTSIEVIENGSLRCIVQFTWSYMDSTIKQQMILHAVHRRIDFVTNVDWHEKKQLMKVAFPVAIRATEATYDIQFGNVKRPTHWNTSWDYARFETVGHQWADLSDRGYGVSLLNDCKYGYDIKDNVMRLSLIKSATHPDPEADQGEHTFMYSILPHTGDWLQGDTVRQAWSINNPLRSTKGQAEVEAKSMIRLSTDTVMVSALKKSEDGHKLIVRVHDYSGSRQQIDMTSDLNIISWQECNLMERPEGEVHTEPVITFVLEPYEIRTFEIEV; from the coding sequence ATGTTTCTAACCAAACGTAAACTCAACTCCCAACTAAACGAGATTTCCGAATATCGTTACCGGGATCGAATACACATTCCTTTTTTCAATTCCATGATTGACGAACAAGGTGAAATTGCGGCGGAACCACCTGTGGATGGAGAATGGTCTAAGCTACAGGTTGGCGATACCTGGAAAGGCCGCGATTTGTATTTATGGCTAACGACACAGATAGACGTACCCGCCTCTTGGGCAGGACGCAGGGTACTGGGTCGATTTGATTTTGGCGAGACGGGTGCTGGAAACAACTCCGGCTTTGAATCCCTGTTCTTTTACAACGGCAAGCCCTATCAAGGTGTAGATTCCAATCATACAGAAGTGTTTTTGCCAGATGAAACGGTAGGTACGAAGCTTCCACTGACCTTCCGGTTATGGTCTGGACTAGAAGGTGGCGGCCCAAAGAAAGATCAAACCCATGGCATTCGTATGGCTGAAATTTGTTGGCTGGACGAAGCAACGGATGATTTCTATTTTACCGCGCTTGCTGTAGTTGAGACGCTGAACGTACTTGATTCCAAAACACCAGAGTATACACAGCTACTAAGTACAGTTGACCGCTCGTTTCTTCTGATTGACTGGTCTCGTCCAGGTTCAGAGCTCTTCTACGCTTCCATCGAGGAAGCTCGTAATTATTTGCGTGATGAAATTAATAAAATGGAGAAGTCTTCGCCAGTTACTGTTACCTGTATTGGTCATACCCATATTGATGTAGCTTGGTTATGGCAATTGAAGCATACCCGTGAGAAATGTGCGCGTTCCTTCTCGACCGTACTCCGTCTGATGGAAATGTTCCCGGACTATACTTTTTTACAGACTCAACCTCAGCTTTATGAATACATCAAGAATGATTATCCGGAAATCTATGAGAAGATTCGTGAACGTGTAGCTGAAGGACGCTGGGAAGCTGGCGGTGGCATGTGGCTCGAGGCAGATTGTAACTTGACCTCAGGTGAGTCTCTTGTCCGTCAATTGCTGTATGGTACTCGCTTCTTACGTAATGAATTTGGTGTTGAATGTGATTATTTATGGTTGCCGGACGTATTTGGCTATAGCTGGTCCTTGCCGCAAATTCTAAAAAAATCAGGAATCAATACGTTTATGACCACGAAAATTAGCTGGAATCAATACAACCGCATGCCACATGATACCTTCCAATGGCGTGGTATTGATGGCACTGAAGTATTAACCCATTTCATTACAACGCCAGAGCCTTGGTCTGAAGAAGATTCTTGGTTCTATACTTATAATGGCCGCATCATTCCTAAGACTGTAAAAGGCATTTGGGATACGTACCGGGATAAAGAAGTGAATCGTAATCTGTTACTTTCTTACGGATATGGTGATGGCGGCGGCGGGGTTAACCGTGAAATGCTAGAGATGCGCCGCAGACTCAATGACCTCCCAGGGCTTCCGAAGATTGAAACAGGAACAGCGGGAGATTACTTCCGTAACCTGCAAGACACCGTTGCAAATACAGATCGTTATGTCCATGTGTGGGATGGCGAGCTTTACTTAGAATATCACCGTGGCACGTACACTAGCCAAGCCTACAATAAGCGGATGAACCGCAAGCTTGAACTGCTATACCGCGAGGCGGAATGGCTAAACGCACTGCAAAGTGTAGTGTCTGAAGATTGGTCGAACTATCGTCAGACCGATCTAGATGAAGGCTGGAGAATTATTCTACGGAACCAATTCCATGATATTATTCCAGGTTCTTCGATTCGTGAAGTGTATGAAGACAGTACGATTGAATATGCTCAAGCTGAAGCCATTGGTCAATCTGTATGGGAACAATCTACGAAGGCACTAGTGAACGGAAGTGAAGCCGGTAAATATACTATCTGGAACAATGCTTCTTGGGAATTGACTGAGCTCGTAGAAATTACTATAGAGCCTGGCATGGAAACAGGACATTGGATAAACATAGAAGGTAAACCGTTGAAAGCTCAGCGTGAAGGTGACCGTTGGATCATTGAAGTGTCCGACATTCCTTCTCTCGGATACACCACCATCTCCTTTGTAGAAGATGTAATTACTGAGCCATCCAGCTCTCCATTCAAGCTGAATGAATCAGGAATTTCAACGCCTCACCTTGAAATAGCGTGGAACGAGCAAGGTCAATTGTCATCCATCTATGATAAACACGAACAGCGTCAAGTATTAGCTAATGGAAGTCACGGTAACGTGTTCCAAGTGTTTGAGGATAAACCATTAGCACATGAAGCTTGGGACATTGACATCTACTATCAGCAAAAAATGCGCGAAGTGATCGACTGCACTAGCATTGAAGTCATAGAAAATGGTTCATTGCGTTGTATTGTGCAATTCACATGGAGCTATATGGATTCCACGATTAAACAGCAAATGATCTTACACGCTGTGCATCGTCGTATCGACTTCGTGACGAACGTAGACTGGCATGAGAAAAAACAGCTAATGAAAGTAGCCTTCCCTGTTGCGATAAGAGCTACCGAAGCCACTTATGATATCCAGTTCGGTAATGTTAAGCGTCCAACACACTGGAACACTAGCTGGGATTACGCTAGATTCGAGACTGTGGGTCACCAGTGGGCAGATTTATCTGATCGTGGTTATGGCGTTAGCTTGCTGAATGACTGCAAATATGGCTACGACATCAAGGATAATGTGATGCGTTTATCCCTAATCAAATCGGCAACGCACCCTGACCCTGAAGCGGATCAAGGCGAGCACACATTCATGTATTCTATCCTGCCGCATACTGGTGATTGGCTACAAGGTGACACAGTCCGTCAAGCCTGGTCCATCAACAATCCACTGCGTAGCACCAAGGGGCAAGCTGAAGTGGAAGCTAAGTCTATGATTCGTCTTTCAACGGATACGGTTATGGTATCTGCCCTTAAGAAATCTGAGGATGGACACAAATTAATCGTTCGTGTTCACGACTATTCCGGAAGCCGCCAGCAAATTGATATGACGAGCGACTTGAACATTATTTCATGGCAAGAGTGCAATCTAATGGAACGTCCTGAAGGTGAGGTTCATACTGAACCTGTTATTACCTTTGTACTTGAACCTTACGAAATTAGAACATTTGAAATCGAAGTGTAG
- a CDS encoding sensor histidine kinase, producing the protein MNIKKFYQNHLRKKLFNKILAIYSSIIIITLIASSITVYKYYEQTITRQHVDANREVLDYVSLYMNQQYEGIQLAIQQIYSDASVSEDLSYFLQHDYGDYLKYRLDQFAEIGSFVPHTFDTYFKTYLNQKSGISDVILYSTEKEFYYLYKNNTRQLYKRDIDISEQKSPLPKNGWISHEKKLLLKEIREDNNNLYTMTRELKDPISLKTIGMLIIDFDAELISKWLGTKGTESNGQVLVLTPSGDVIYDSLGRYMGQQYPHIAGLYSDGWTALDGISKVNLNTTNSSGLIVAGIIQKSQVNKEMLVVRNWIIGITAALIVAAMAITYGIILRFSKKVKIIVKSMKRLQEGDLSTRIHLNREDELQLIANNFNYMCERLELYINKVYISEITQKNAELVALQSQINPHFLYNTLEAIRMRAISQGAKDVGQMIYILSTLFRTMIKKNMVVTIADEIEYCNLYLELFQIRHQDKLQIESRISPVAMNCSIVKLLIQPVIENYIVHGFRPERFDNLIRIEVTEADGEIQIAIRDNGNGIIPSKLMELQQTLQVSMRMDAPPSSLGLCNVNERIKLYYGTEYGLTIASELGEGTTVIMNIPVVRESTK; encoded by the coding sequence TTGAATATAAAGAAATTTTATCAAAATCATTTACGGAAAAAACTGTTTAATAAAATTTTAGCTATATATTCATCCATCATCATTATTACGCTCATTGCCTCTTCCATTACCGTTTATAAATACTATGAACAGACGATCACGCGTCAACATGTTGATGCTAATCGAGAGGTATTGGATTACGTGAGTTTATATATGAATCAGCAGTACGAAGGGATCCAATTGGCCATTCAGCAAATTTATAGTGATGCTTCTGTAAGTGAGGATTTGTCCTACTTTTTGCAACATGATTATGGAGATTATCTCAAATATCGTTTAGATCAGTTTGCTGAAATTGGGAGCTTTGTACCCCATACGTTCGATACTTATTTCAAAACGTATTTGAATCAAAAAAGCGGCATTTCTGACGTTATCTTATATAGCACTGAAAAAGAATTTTATTATTTATATAAAAATAATACACGACAACTCTACAAGAGAGATATAGATATTTCTGAGCAAAAATCACCCTTACCCAAGAATGGTTGGATTTCGCATGAAAAAAAATTATTACTTAAGGAAATAAGGGAAGACAATAACAATTTGTATACGATGACCAGGGAACTTAAAGATCCGATTTCGTTGAAAACGATAGGTATGCTCATAATTGATTTTGACGCTGAACTTATTTCAAAATGGCTGGGTACGAAAGGCACCGAGAGTAATGGCCAAGTGTTAGTTCTAACACCAAGCGGAGACGTCATATATGATTCCTTAGGCAGGTATATGGGACAGCAGTATCCACATATCGCTGGTCTTTATTCAGACGGCTGGACGGCACTGGATGGCATATCCAAGGTTAACTTAAATACAACGAATAGCTCAGGTCTTATCGTAGCAGGAATCATTCAGAAGTCGCAGGTCAATAAAGAAATGCTTGTTGTACGAAATTGGATTATCGGGATTACGGCCGCATTAATTGTTGCGGCAATGGCGATTACATACGGAATCATTTTACGTTTCTCTAAAAAAGTGAAGATCATTGTCAAATCTATGAAGCGCTTACAGGAAGGCGACTTAAGCACACGGATTCACCTTAATCGGGAGGATGAATTGCAGCTCATTGCAAACAATTTTAACTATATGTGTGAGCGATTAGAGTTATATATTAATAAAGTTTACATTTCAGAAATTACGCAAAAAAATGCAGAGCTTGTGGCTCTCCAGTCGCAGATTAATCCGCATTTTTTATATAACACGCTTGAAGCTATAAGGATGCGGGCCATCTCGCAAGGTGCGAAGGACGTAGGTCAGATGATTTACATTTTATCGACATTATTCCGAACGATGATTAAGAAGAATATGGTTGTTACCATCGCGGATGAAATTGAATACTGCAATCTGTACCTTGAGTTGTTTCAGATTAGACATCAAGATAAGCTTCAAATCGAGTCGCGGATAAGTCCAGTGGCCATGAATTGTTCTATCGTTAAATTGCTCATCCAGCCGGTCATAGAAAATTATATTGTTCACGGATTCAGGCCCGAGCGTTTCGATAACCTAATACGGATTGAAGTTACTGAAGCAGACGGGGAAATTCAAATCGCTATCAGAGATAACGGAAACGGGATTATTCCAAGCAAGCTTATGGAACTACAACAAACGCTTCAAGTCAGTATGCGAATGGATGCACCACCGTCCTCGCTCGGACTATGTAATGTGAATGAGCGGATTAAACTTTATTACGGGACTGAATATGGGTTAACGATTGCTAGTGAACTAGGTGAAGGAACAACAGTCATCATGAATATACCAGTGGTAAGGGAGAGTACTAAATAA
- a CDS encoding response regulator transcription factor, whose amino-acid sequence MHNILIVDDEPLILEGLRSVIEWEDYGLRIAGQAGNGEEALEFLHRHNEAIDILITDITMPKLTGLELIQQIKCFDSKMRFIILSGYEQFEYLKAGMSLGIENYILKPINIKELESTIEQIVEVLNQEDVEQFHAKEDQQVLRNNILNRWVTGNIDRQELMHRSKVLNISLDCSFFTVAAIRLITEHEGEEGQHQLHPNQLVEECYRIAVQSVSKRGTVIVFIDMEGDLVLIVAESAEDENKEEMYCMLEQIQSEIMHELGKSVWITIGSKEYTFQEVPQSYNKAKSLYVDHLMLPSYPIIDVDKLSKMMLHEEKLEIDYEAFTKLLLSGEREAANQFIAETFEKLFGCGMITRMDNYNVAIELMLIAKKMEKNSNFSAVFNPLLRIHTIEQLLHHVQESVNETLDQLSLVSDELSPNMRYMVDQVSKHYREELSLKTLSQRMNMHPTYLGQLFQKEMGRSFSDYVNQFRIEKARQLLLQTTLLTNEIAAEVGYLDPAYFYRQFKKSVGISPTELRKMYIKEKS is encoded by the coding sequence ATGCACAACATACTTATTGTGGATGATGAACCTCTTATTCTTGAAGGATTACGTTCAGTGATCGAATGGGAAGATTATGGACTTAGAATCGCAGGTCAAGCGGGTAATGGGGAAGAAGCTTTAGAATTTCTGCATCGGCATAACGAAGCCATAGACATATTAATTACAGATATTACGATGCCAAAGCTTACGGGTCTTGAGTTGATTCAACAAATCAAGTGTTTTGATTCAAAAATGAGATTTATTATCCTAAGCGGCTATGAGCAATTTGAGTATTTAAAAGCCGGAATGAGTCTAGGCATTGAGAATTATATTCTTAAACCCATTAATATAAAAGAATTGGAATCGACCATCGAACAAATTGTTGAAGTCCTCAATCAAGAGGATGTTGAACAATTTCATGCGAAGGAGGATCAGCAAGTTTTACGTAACAATATTCTAAATCGCTGGGTCACTGGAAATATAGATCGACAGGAGCTTATGCATCGTTCAAAAGTGTTGAATATTTCGCTGGACTGCTCTTTTTTTACGGTGGCTGCGATTCGGCTTATTACGGAGCATGAAGGGGAGGAGGGTCAGCATCAACTGCACCCTAATCAACTTGTGGAAGAATGTTATCGTATCGCTGTGCAGTCCGTATCTAAGCGAGGAACGGTTATTGTATTTATAGATATGGAAGGTGATCTTGTTCTTATTGTTGCGGAGTCAGCTGAAGATGAGAACAAAGAAGAGATGTATTGTATGCTGGAACAGATTCAATCTGAGATTATGCATGAATTAGGAAAGTCTGTCTGGATCACGATAGGAAGTAAGGAATATACGTTTCAAGAAGTGCCACAAAGCTATAACAAAGCGAAGAGTTTATATGTGGATCATCTGATGCTGCCGAGCTACCCGATTATAGATGTGGATAAACTATCGAAGATGATGTTACACGAGGAAAAGCTTGAAATTGATTATGAAGCCTTTACGAAATTGTTGTTATCTGGTGAACGTGAGGCGGCCAATCAATTTATCGCGGAAACCTTCGAAAAGCTATTTGGTTGTGGCATGATCACCCGCATGGATAATTACAACGTGGCGATTGAATTAATGTTGATCGCTAAGAAAATGGAGAAGAACTCTAATTTTAGTGCTGTATTTAATCCTTTACTACGTATCCATACCATTGAGCAGCTGCTTCATCATGTGCAGGAAAGTGTGAATGAAACGCTGGATCAATTATCGTTAGTGAGTGATGAACTAAGCCCGAATATGAGATATATGGTGGATCAAGTAAGCAAACATTATAGAGAAGAGCTATCTCTGAAGACGCTCAGTCAGCGAATGAATATGCATCCTACTTACTTGGGACAGCTATTTCAGAAGGAGATGGGGCGAAGCTTCTCTGATTATGTAAATCAATTCCGAATTGAAAAAGCAAGACAACTGCTGCTTCAAACTACACTATTAACCAATGAGATTGCAGCTGAAGTAGGGTATTTAGATCCAGCATATTTTTATCGCCAATTCAAAAAATCAGTAGGCATATCTCCAACCGAGCTTCGAAAGATGTATATAAAAGAAAAGTCGTAG
- a CDS encoding ABC transporter permease — protein sequence MVLPGTIWFLIFCYLPMFGTIIAFKDFKIHRDGFFASVLNSKWVGLENFNFLFSTEDAYLITRNTILYNLALISLGLVLAVGIAITLNELVNKRMAKAYQTAMFMPYFLSWVIISFFTFSFLSVDKGILNQVIVYFGGDPVSWYGDTRFWPYILIFMGIWKSIGYSSVVYLAAIAGIDKSYYEAAMIDGASKWQQIKFITLPLLKPLMVTLTILAIGGIFRSDFGLFYQIPRDSGVLYSVTNVIDTYIYRSMSTTGNLGMSTAAGLYQSIVGFIMVLVTNSIVRKISKENAIF from the coding sequence ATGGTATTACCAGGGACAATATGGTTCCTAATCTTTTGTTACTTACCTATGTTTGGAACGATCATTGCCTTTAAGGATTTCAAGATTCACCGGGATGGATTTTTTGCAAGCGTTTTAAATAGTAAGTGGGTTGGACTTGAAAATTTCAATTTTCTGTTCTCAACAGAAGACGCCTATCTTATTACAAGAAATACGATTCTTTATAACTTGGCTTTGATCTCTCTCGGTCTTGTTCTTGCGGTGGGCATTGCGATCACCTTGAATGAACTTGTGAACAAACGGATGGCCAAAGCGTATCAAACGGCGATGTTTATGCCTTACTTCCTTTCTTGGGTTATTATTAGTTTCTTTACGTTCAGTTTCCTAAGTGTAGATAAAGGGATCTTGAACCAAGTGATTGTGTACTTCGGAGGCGATCCTGTTTCCTGGTATGGGGATACTCGCTTTTGGCCATATATCCTTATTTTCATGGGGATATGGAAATCTATCGGATATTCGAGTGTGGTTTACTTAGCAGCTATAGCGGGGATCGATAAGTCCTACTATGAAGCAGCTATGATTGATGGGGCTAGCAAATGGCAGCAAATTAAGTTTATTACGCTTCCTCTGCTTAAACCTTTAATGGTTACGCTTACTATTCTAGCGATTGGTGGTATTTTTAGATCGGACTTCGGGTTGTTCTATCAAATTCCTCGAGATTCCGGTGTTCTATACTCCGTAACGAATGTTATCGATACTTATATTTATCGAAGCATGAGTACGACAGGAAATCTAGGAATGAGTACAGCAGCTGGTTTATATCAATCGATCGTTGGATTTATCATGGTGCTTGTAACGAACTCCATTGTGAGAAAGATCAGCAAAGAAAACGCGATATTCTAG
- a CDS encoding carbohydrate ABC transporter permease, protein MEVFKRKHKEIDNNAITPFWNVVLNIVIGIFAFTCVFPFLFVIAISFTDEKVLALNGFSLIPEKFSLAAYQFVFNTGDQLFRSFGVTLVVTVLGTLISLFLITTYAYVLSRRSFRYRNFFSFFAFFTMLFSGGMVPNYIVATQFLHLYNTIWALILPIAMNAFFILVMRTFFQTTVPDALIEAAKIDGSGEFRTFLQIVLPISLPGIATIGLFCTLGYWNDWFNALLYIDDASLVPLQAMLMRIQNNMEFVIQNSMQMGSSFEIAATLPTETVRMAMVVLATLPIALAYPFFQKYFVQGLTVGSLKE, encoded by the coding sequence ATGGAAGTATTTAAACGTAAGCATAAGGAAATCGACAACAACGCCATTACTCCTTTTTGGAATGTGGTACTCAATATTGTGATTGGAATCTTCGCCTTTACTTGTGTGTTTCCGTTCTTGTTTGTTATAGCTATTTCTTTTACGGATGAGAAAGTCCTTGCTTTAAATGGATTCAGCTTAATTCCAGAAAAATTTAGTTTGGCGGCGTATCAGTTTGTTTTTAACACAGGTGATCAGTTGTTTCGGTCCTTTGGTGTTACCTTAGTGGTTACTGTACTAGGTACGCTCATTAGTTTGTTTCTAATTACAACTTACGCCTATGTTCTTTCTCGAAGATCATTTCGCTATCGTAATTTCTTCAGCTTCTTTGCCTTCTTTACGATGTTATTCTCAGGCGGAATGGTTCCGAACTATATTGTGGCTACGCAGTTTTTACACTTGTACAACACGATTTGGGCTTTGATCTTACCAATCGCAATGAATGCATTCTTTATTCTAGTAATGCGGACCTTCTTCCAGACCACCGTACCTGATGCGCTAATTGAGGCAGCAAAAATAGACGGTTCAGGGGAGTTCCGGACATTCTTACAAATTGTACTTCCGATCTCTTTGCCGGGGATTGCAACGATTGGACTGTTCTGTACGCTGGGTTATTGGAATGATTGGTTTAATGCGCTGCTGTATATTGATGATGCGAGTCTTGTGCCGCTCCAAGCGATGCTGATGCGAATTCAGAATAATATGGAGTTTGTCATTCAGAACAGTATGCAGATGGGATCAAGCTTTGAGATTGCTGCGACCTTGCCGACAGAAACGGTTCGAATGGCGATGGTTGTACTGGCAACCTTGCCTATAGCACTAGCGTATCCGTTCTTCCAAAAGTATTTCGTACAAGGCTTAACCGTAGGTTCTTTGAAAGAGTAA